In Prescottella soli, a genomic segment contains:
- a CDS encoding mycofactocin-coupled SDR family oxidoreductase, whose product MSANRFVGKVAFITGAARGQGRAEAVRLAAEGADIIAVDACADFASTSYDGATEADLAETVALVEGLGRKIVATKADVRDFTAISEALANGIATLGRLDVVVANAGICSGAMSWEITPEQWQETLDVNLTGVFYTCKAAIPHLIEQGEGGAIVITSSVAGLRGLPFLGHYVASKHGVTGLAKTLAVELGAHNIRVNTVHPNGVETGMQVNDMHALVQQYATTLAPIFMGSLPDQISQPEDIANAVAWLASDEARHVTGIQLPVDLGTLIR is encoded by the coding sequence ATGAGCGCGAACCGTTTCGTCGGCAAGGTCGCATTCATCACCGGAGCGGCGCGCGGTCAGGGCCGCGCCGAGGCGGTGCGCCTGGCGGCCGAGGGCGCCGACATCATCGCCGTCGACGCCTGCGCCGACTTCGCTTCCACGTCCTACGACGGTGCCACCGAGGCGGATCTGGCCGAGACCGTCGCACTCGTCGAGGGCCTCGGTCGCAAGATCGTCGCCACCAAGGCCGACGTGCGCGACTTCACCGCGATCTCCGAGGCCCTCGCGAACGGCATCGCCACGCTCGGCCGCCTCGACGTGGTCGTCGCGAACGCCGGAATCTGCTCGGGCGCCATGTCGTGGGAGATCACTCCGGAACAGTGGCAGGAAACGCTCGACGTCAACCTCACCGGCGTGTTCTACACCTGCAAGGCCGCGATCCCGCACCTCATCGAGCAGGGCGAGGGCGGCGCGATCGTCATCACCAGTTCCGTCGCTGGACTGCGGGGCCTGCCGTTCCTCGGCCACTACGTCGCCAGCAAGCACGGCGTCACCGGGCTCGCGAAGACCCTCGCGGTCGAACTCGGCGCGCACAACATCCGGGTCAACACCGTCCACCCCAACGGCGTCGAGACGGGCATGCAGGTCAACGACATGCACGCCCTGGTCCAGCAGTACGCCACCACGCTGGCCCCGATCTTCATGGGCAGCCTCCCCGACCAGATCAGCCAGCCCGAGGACATCGCCAACGCCGTCGCGTGGCTCGCGTCGGACGAGGCCCGGCACGTGACCGGGATTCAGCTTCCCGTCGACCTGGGCACGCTGATTCGCTGA
- a CDS encoding SAM-dependent methyltransferase codes for MNQPRGVGATAVFVAAARALETARDDHLVDDPWAGEFVRRSGWQPPTEQLDSGSLEELTTWVAARTKFLDDFVLDAVASGCRQVVLLGAGLDTRAFRLRWPEPVTVYELDTADMVAFKTEVLGGAAPAAATRAVVPIDLREDWPAALRDAGFAPDVPTAWILEGLLMYLPDEAVDALMRRVGELSAPASAIGATITNVDVAAAISDAPLFRDGPINREEWLAMLHSNGPADPVAWFDSYGWRATVATIDELAERYGRTLPERSSLWQVRPGRRWLVSAVRK; via the coding sequence ATGAATCAACCACGCGGAGTGGGCGCGACGGCAGTGTTCGTCGCGGCGGCGCGCGCGTTGGAGACCGCGCGTGACGATCACCTGGTCGACGACCCGTGGGCGGGCGAGTTCGTCCGTCGGTCGGGTTGGCAACCGCCGACCGAGCAGCTCGACAGCGGGAGTCTCGAGGAGCTGACGACCTGGGTGGCGGCGCGGACGAAGTTCCTCGACGACTTCGTTCTGGACGCGGTGGCGTCCGGTTGCCGGCAGGTTGTCCTGCTCGGCGCGGGACTCGACACGCGCGCCTTCCGGTTGCGGTGGCCCGAGCCCGTCACCGTTTACGAGCTGGACACCGCCGACATGGTGGCTTTCAAGACCGAGGTCCTCGGTGGGGCGGCGCCCGCGGCGGCGACCCGCGCGGTCGTGCCGATCGACCTGCGCGAGGACTGGCCGGCGGCCCTCCGTGATGCCGGGTTCGCACCGGATGTCCCGACGGCGTGGATTCTCGAAGGTCTGTTGATGTATCTCCCCGACGAGGCGGTCGACGCACTGATGAGACGTGTCGGTGAACTGTCCGCGCCGGCCAGCGCGATCGGTGCGACGATCACCAACGTCGACGTTGCGGCCGCGATCAGCGACGCGCCCCTGTTCCGCGACGGTCCGATCAATCGGGAGGAATGGCTGGCCATGCTGCACTCGAACGGTCCCGCCGATCCGGTGGCCTGGTTCGATTCCTACGGCTGGCGGGCCACCGTGGCCACGATCGACGAACTCGCCGAGCGATACGGACGCACCCTTCCCGAACGGTCCTCACTGTGGCAGGTACGCCCGGGGCGTCGATGGTTGGTGTCGGCCGTGCGGAAGTGA
- a CDS encoding mercuric reductase codes for MTDEQFDAIVIGTSQGGRLLPIELARAGRQVALVERGRLGGVCVNTGCTPTKTMVASARLAYQARRGGEYGVRVGPVSVDLAAVRERKRAVVAGARENYAGRLTQHGLDLIEGEARFTGPRSVEVTLTDGGTRQISAPTVVIDAGARPRPLAIDGAGAVPVLDSTSIMELDVLPEHLLILGGGYIALEFGQMFRRFGSEVTIIQRSSRLLTREDEDVSDEVAAIFRDDGITVLTSSTPVRVERADGARVRLTVHTDDGERQLVGSHLLSGIGRIPNTDALAPEAAGLRLDGHGFIEVDEYLQTSVAGVYAMGDVTGGPAFTHSSYDDYRILTANLIGHRKVSTRDRIVPYTVFIDPQLGRAGLTEREARAQGRAVRVSKLPMSAVVRAIETGETRGFMKAVVDADSGQILGCAVLGSEGGEVMTVIQVAMLGKLTYTAMADAIFTHPLLAEGLNTLFAMFDAGPR; via the coding sequence ATGACCGATGAGCAGTTCGACGCGATCGTGATCGGGACCAGCCAGGGCGGCCGGTTACTCCCGATCGAGCTGGCGAGAGCGGGCCGGCAGGTCGCGCTGGTCGAGCGTGGTCGACTCGGCGGTGTCTGTGTCAACACAGGTTGCACCCCGACGAAGACGATGGTGGCCAGCGCGCGCCTGGCCTACCAGGCACGCCGCGGTGGGGAGTACGGGGTGCGTGTCGGCCCGGTGTCGGTGGACCTGGCCGCCGTGCGCGAGCGCAAACGGGCCGTGGTCGCCGGGGCGCGGGAGAACTACGCCGGCCGCCTGACACAGCACGGGCTCGACTTGATCGAAGGCGAGGCCCGGTTCACGGGGCCGAGGTCGGTCGAAGTCACCTTGACGGACGGCGGGACACGGCAGATCAGCGCGCCGACAGTCGTCATCGACGCGGGCGCTCGTCCCAGGCCGCTGGCGATCGACGGCGCCGGCGCCGTACCCGTGCTCGATTCAACGTCGATCATGGAGTTGGATGTGCTCCCGGAGCACCTGCTCATCCTCGGCGGCGGATACATCGCGCTCGAGTTCGGGCAGATGTTCCGCCGGTTCGGCAGCGAGGTCACCATCATCCAGAGGTCCTCACGGCTGCTGACCCGCGAGGACGAGGACGTCTCCGACGAGGTGGCCGCCATCTTCCGTGATGACGGGATCACGGTCCTGACCTCGTCGACGCCGGTCCGGGTCGAGCGCGCCGACGGCGCCCGCGTGCGGTTGACCGTCCACACCGACGATGGTGAGCGGCAACTGGTGGGTTCGCACCTGCTGTCGGGCATCGGCCGGATCCCGAACACCGACGCCCTCGCCCCGGAAGCGGCGGGGCTCCGTCTCGACGGCCACGGCTTCATCGAGGTCGACGAGTACCTGCAAACCAGTGTCGCCGGCGTTTATGCGATGGGCGACGTCACGGGCGGACCGGCCTTCACCCACTCGTCCTACGACGACTACCGCATCCTGACCGCCAACTTGATCGGGCACCGGAAGGTGAGCACGCGGGACCGGATCGTCCCGTACACGGTGTTCATCGACCCGCAACTCGGACGCGCCGGCCTGACCGAACGCGAGGCCAGGGCCCAGGGACGCGCGGTTCGGGTGTCGAAGCTCCCGATGAGCGCCGTTGTCCGGGCCATCGAGACCGGCGAGACCCGCGGTTTCATGAAGGCGGTCGTCGACGCGGACAGCGGGCAGATCCTGGGCTGCGCGGTCCTCGGCAGTGAAGGCGGCGAGGTCATGACCGTGATCCAGGTCGCGATGCTGGGAAAGCTCACGTACACCGCCATGGCGGACGCGATCTTCACGCATCCACTGCTGGCGGAAGGTCTCAACACCCTCTTCGCGATGTTCGACGCCGGCCCGCGGTGA
- a CDS encoding DUF899 family protein: MFAPGKDTLVIYHMMFPRWSKDPRAGVSGGKTAELPLVDQPCPSCTSVVDGLDGPAPHLSDRINLVVVAKTDPARLGTYARGRGWRNVRFLSSRNNTFNRDYHAETPEGEQLPVLNVYSRDEDGIHHRWASELTFVRGDSSPPRPGLADLGHSRPDSGRTRRNSCLSLAPVRIAQQQCRDSNLAAASPKPLVVFRHRDHCV; the protein is encoded by the coding sequence TTGTTCGCGCCGGGCAAGGACACCCTGGTCATCTACCACATGATGTTCCCGCGCTGGTCGAAAGACCCGCGAGCGGGGGTCTCCGGGGGCAAGACAGCCGAGCTGCCGCTCGTCGACCAGCCGTGCCCGTCGTGCACCTCGGTCGTCGACGGGCTCGACGGTCCTGCTCCGCACCTCTCCGATCGGATCAACCTCGTCGTGGTCGCGAAGACGGACCCCGCACGGTTGGGCACCTACGCGCGAGGACGCGGCTGGCGTAACGTGCGGTTCCTGTCCTCGCGGAACAACACCTTCAACCGCGACTATCACGCGGAAACGCCGGAGGGCGAACAGCTTCCGGTCCTCAATGTGTACTCACGCGACGAGGATGGGATCCACCACCGGTGGGCGAGCGAGCTGACGTTCGTGCGCGGCGACAGCAGCCCCCCTCGACCAGGTCTGGCCGATCTGGGGCATTCTCGACCTGACTCCGGACGGACGCGGCGAAACAGCTGCCTATCCCTCGCTCCAGTACGAATAGCCCAGCAGCAGTGCCGGGACTCGAACCTGGCCGCTGCGTCGCCGAAGCCCCTCGTGGTCTTTCGACACAGAGACCACTGCGTATGA
- a CDS encoding SGNH/GDSL hydrolase family protein — protein MRRPVGVRAAVTAAVVATVAAVSLVPPATASAAPANSKVRYVALGDSRAAGPSLDRIAQTNGCKRSDLGYPNLVARGVDAASFLNLSCSGARTENVTNTPQQTSTGAVPPQIDRMPSDTTLVTVSIGGNDIRWPTLISRCYASGPGGDAGCRTNPAFIRDAVVALADIGPKVWSTLVAIRVKAPAARIVLVGHGGIFGDRGCWPNLPISDADAVWVNGFFAMFNGVLATAAATSGAEFVDVATTSHGHDACAAPDQRWFEGRQAGPSASPLHPNAAGMAHMARRVLEVVHR, from the coding sequence ATGAGAAGGCCTGTTGGAGTTCGTGCCGCAGTGACCGCAGCCGTCGTCGCGACCGTTGCAGCAGTTTCACTGGTGCCCCCGGCCACAGCGTCGGCCGCCCCTGCGAACTCGAAGGTGCGGTACGTCGCGCTCGGTGATTCCCGCGCCGCCGGACCGTCGCTCGACCGGATCGCGCAGACCAACGGGTGCAAGCGCTCCGACCTCGGCTATCCGAACCTCGTCGCGCGGGGCGTAGATGCGGCGTCGTTCCTCAACCTGTCATGCTCCGGTGCACGGACCGAGAATGTGACGAACACCCCGCAGCAGACGTCGACCGGTGCGGTGCCTCCGCAGATCGATCGGATGCCGTCGGACACCACGCTTGTGACCGTCAGCATCGGCGGAAACGACATTCGCTGGCCCACACTGATTTCCCGGTGCTACGCCAGTGGACCCGGCGGTGATGCGGGATGTCGCACCAATCCGGCATTCATTCGCGACGCGGTAGTGGCCCTGGCGGATATAGGCCCGAAGGTGTGGTCGACGCTCGTGGCAATCAGGGTGAAGGCGCCTGCCGCGCGCATCGTTCTCGTCGGGCACGGCGGAATCTTCGGTGACCGCGGATGCTGGCCGAACCTCCCGATCAGCGACGCCGACGCCGTCTGGGTCAACGGCTTCTTCGCGATGTTCAACGGTGTCCTGGCGACGGCGGCCGCGACGTCCGGTGCCGAGTTCGTCGACGTCGCCACAACGTCGCACGGGCACGACGCGTGTGCCGCTCCCGATCAGCGGTGGTTCGAGGGACGCCAAGCCGGGCCGTCTGCGAGCCCGCTGCACCCGAACGCCGCGGGCATGGCACACATGGCGCGCCGGGTACTCGAAGTGGTGCACCGCTGA
- a CDS encoding DUF2867 domain-containing protein translates to MRLPSFWSLALEDIPRPDFVDVVAAPLPPGATDDPRVWAETVFAVGSSPIWIRLAFAVRQLLVPLIGVPRGGRDIFAVSRVQDGEALISVDDRHLDFRAGVAVDAEAGLVRVTTVVRLRGWRGRVYFAPVRVVHPVVVMSMLRRACTRLAPR, encoded by the coding sequence ATGCGGCTTCCATCGTTCTGGTCCCTTGCCCTCGAGGACATCCCGCGCCCGGATTTCGTGGATGTCGTGGCAGCGCCACTTCCGCCGGGCGCCACCGACGATCCGCGCGTGTGGGCGGAGACGGTGTTCGCCGTCGGCTCGAGCCCGATCTGGATCCGTCTCGCCTTTGCGGTGCGGCAGTTGCTGGTTCCGCTGATCGGTGTGCCCCGCGGTGGCCGCGACATTTTCGCTGTGTCGCGTGTGCAGGACGGGGAGGCGTTGATCTCCGTCGACGACCGACACCTCGATTTCCGGGCCGGCGTCGCGGTCGATGCCGAGGCGGGACTCGTCCGCGTGACAACGGTTGTGCGCCTGAGGGGCTGGCGCGGACGCGTCTATTTCGCGCCGGTCCGTGTCGTCCACCCGGTGGTCGTGATGTCGATGCTGCGCCGGGCATGCACGAGGCTGGCGCCGCGCTAG
- a CDS encoding class I SAM-dependent methyltransferase, with translation MTSMDKVDFSDVRWGSVEWTNLCTLYLRSYESHSPAPILGDEAAADAVDRIDYDWARMRRHMRPAFNQYLVAMRAKQIDDWSADFLSRHPDAVILHLGCGMDARASRLHPPATVQWFDVDQPNVIALRRRLYDDRAGYRTIGSSVTDEAWLDDIPTDHPMLMVAEGLLMYLTEPDVRALLQRLTDRFGSGELVFDTLSPLGPRLSKMFTKGIVKWGIRDAREMERWNPRLRLLDRGAVGARFERIPSKPVRLLWRLVNATPVRNFDVLNRFAF, from the coding sequence ATGACTTCGATGGACAAGGTCGACTTCAGCGACGTGCGCTGGGGATCGGTGGAGTGGACGAACCTGTGCACGCTGTACCTGCGGTCGTACGAAAGTCATTCGCCAGCACCTATTCTCGGAGATGAAGCGGCCGCCGACGCGGTGGACCGGATCGACTACGACTGGGCCCGAATGCGTCGCCACATGCGGCCCGCATTCAACCAGTATCTGGTGGCCATGCGCGCCAAACAGATCGACGACTGGAGCGCCGACTTCCTCAGCCGCCATCCGGATGCCGTGATATTGCACCTCGGCTGCGGAATGGACGCCCGGGCTTCCCGCCTGCATCCGCCCGCGACCGTGCAGTGGTTCGACGTCGATCAGCCCAATGTGATCGCATTGCGCCGCAGGCTCTACGACGACCGCGCCGGCTACCGCACGATCGGCTCGTCGGTGACGGACGAGGCGTGGCTCGATGACATACCCACCGATCACCCGATGCTGATGGTCGCGGAGGGACTACTCATGTATCTCACCGAGCCCGACGTGCGGGCGCTACTGCAGCGCCTGACGGATCGGTTCGGCAGCGGCGAACTCGTCTTCGACACGCTGTCCCCGTTGGGGCCGCGGCTGTCGAAGATGTTCACCAAGGGCATCGTCAAGTGGGGCATCCGCGACGCCCGCGAGATGGAGCGCTGGAATCCGCGGCTGCGCCTCCTCGATCGAGGCGCTGTGGGAGCGCGCTTCGAACGCATTCCCTCGAAGCCGGTCCGGTTGCTGTGGCGGCTGGTCAACGCCACACCGGTGCGGAATTTCGACGTGCTGAACCGCTTCGCCTTCTGA
- a CDS encoding F420-dependent hydroxymycolic acid dehydrogenase translates to MPRGRARGRGSAISRRDFGRLSLGAGLAGAAVSTFGVRPRPPGPTPADVGLVLSHEQFRTGELVQFAVAAERAGFGYVWASDHLQPWQDNQGHSMSPWLTLALVCDRTHDIRVGSGVTCPTYRYHPSVVAQAFASLEILAPGRTFLGVGTGEAVNEQAGTGEYGSYRERHDRLIEAIALIRRLWSGERTTFDGTYFRTDQLKLYDLPERPPPIPVAAGGPVSARLAGRYGDGWITQAGSALDPALRSAFDAGARAAGRDPALLPIWAEMFTVVGDQAEVDYGAQLWRFTAAGSDQPNPVAIQQFAEQHATLADVERAWVTGLDPATHIAAIDRLHDAGVVPFVHFAQRRPETAIEFYGARVLPYLKHRTVGR, encoded by the coding sequence ATGCCCCGTGGACGCGCTCGAGGAAGAGGGTCGGCGATCTCTCGCCGCGATTTCGGCAGGTTGAGCCTCGGAGCCGGTCTGGCCGGAGCCGCGGTGTCAACGTTCGGGGTGCGGCCCCGCCCACCGGGGCCGACCCCGGCCGACGTGGGATTGGTGCTCTCTCACGAGCAGTTCCGCACCGGTGAATTGGTGCAGTTCGCGGTGGCGGCCGAGCGGGCCGGGTTCGGGTACGTGTGGGCGAGTGACCATCTGCAGCCGTGGCAGGACAACCAGGGACACTCGATGTCGCCGTGGCTGACCCTGGCCCTGGTCTGCGACCGCACCCACGACATCCGTGTCGGTTCGGGTGTCACGTGCCCGACCTACCGGTACCACCCGTCCGTCGTCGCGCAGGCGTTCGCGTCCCTGGAAATCCTCGCGCCCGGTAGGACGTTCCTCGGGGTGGGGACGGGTGAAGCGGTCAACGAACAAGCGGGCACGGGTGAGTACGGTTCTTACCGCGAGCGCCACGACCGGCTGATCGAAGCCATAGCACTGATCCGACGACTGTGGTCCGGTGAGCGGACGACCTTCGACGGCACGTATTTCCGGACCGACCAGCTCAAACTCTACGACCTGCCGGAACGGCCGCCGCCGATCCCGGTCGCGGCGGGAGGCCCGGTCAGCGCCCGCCTGGCCGGACGATACGGCGACGGGTGGATCACCCAGGCCGGGTCCGCACTGGATCCGGCGTTGCGGTCGGCCTTCGATGCGGGCGCACGAGCCGCCGGACGCGACCCGGCACTGCTGCCCATCTGGGCGGAGATGTTCACCGTGGTGGGCGATCAAGCGGAAGTCGACTACGGCGCGCAGCTGTGGCGGTTCACCGCGGCGGGCTCCGACCAGCCCAATCCGGTTGCGATCCAACAGTTTGCCGAGCAACATGCCACGCTGGCGGACGTCGAGCGCGCATGGGTGACCGGGCTCGACCCGGCAACGCACATCGCGGCGATCGATCGCCTCCACGACGCCGGCGTCGTTCCGTTCGTCCATTTCGCGCAGCGTCGTCCGGAAACTGCGATCGAGTTCTACGGCGCTCGGGTTCTGCCCTACCTGAAGCATCGGACGGTCGGCAGGTAG
- a CDS encoding DUF4185 domain-containing protein: MFVKNLTGGGRTGSWGVGGTDLAFPVRLSDGRFGFFCGDTFESEFPGGPGWRSPVMLRSTTTNLDAGIVFSSAAGGSYAQEILPNAHDTRELPNRELPGTEFTVIPGDAVTIGSRTYLSVMSVHSWSSRNWSTNFTYLAYSDDNGENWNLSPARWDNQFGALNQMWTMERFGGYVYVISTAFGRNKSAGMILRRVPERRILHPAAYEGWGWMSETGWGWGNSSTPILPGPVGEMCLRYVQGTWVLAYFDPAAYAIVTRTAAAVGGVWSDPVVQVEGGAWGADDGTYAQIYGGYIHPESTLDNLHLIVSQWNTASGTPYHAMQFRTTIEPAAPVLAVHGPIGARYREIGAETGPLGHATTNEYGLAGGRVQDFEHGRIYRLPTTGAVHEM, from the coding sequence ATGTTCGTGAAGAACCTGACCGGCGGCGGCCGGACGGGCTCGTGGGGCGTCGGCGGGACCGATCTCGCGTTTCCGGTGCGGTTGTCGGATGGGCGGTTCGGGTTCTTCTGCGGGGACACGTTCGAGTCGGAGTTCCCGGGTGGGCCTGGGTGGCGGAGCCCGGTGATGTTGCGTTCGACGACCACGAACCTCGATGCCGGGATCGTGTTCTCGTCGGCCGCCGGCGGCAGCTACGCGCAGGAGATCCTGCCGAACGCGCACGACACCCGCGAGCTGCCGAACCGGGAGTTGCCGGGCACCGAGTTCACCGTGATCCCTGGGGACGCGGTCACGATCGGCTCGCGCACCTATCTGTCGGTGATGAGCGTGCATTCGTGGTCCTCGCGGAACTGGTCGACGAACTTCACCTACCTCGCCTACTCCGACGACAACGGGGAGAACTGGAACCTGAGCCCGGCACGGTGGGACAACCAGTTCGGTGCACTGAATCAGATGTGGACGATGGAACGCTTCGGCGGCTACGTCTACGTCATCTCCACTGCGTTCGGCCGCAACAAGTCGGCCGGCATGATCCTGCGCCGGGTCCCGGAGCGGCGGATCCTCCACCCGGCCGCCTACGAAGGCTGGGGCTGGATGTCCGAGACCGGCTGGGGGTGGGGGAATTCCTCGACCCCGATCCTGCCCGGCCCGGTAGGGGAGATGTGCCTGCGCTACGTCCAGGGCACGTGGGTCCTCGCGTACTTCGACCCCGCCGCGTATGCGATCGTCACCCGCACCGCGGCGGCGGTCGGCGGGGTGTGGTCCGATCCGGTCGTCCAGGTCGAGGGCGGCGCCTGGGGTGCCGACGACGGCACCTATGCGCAGATCTACGGCGGCTACATCCACCCCGAGTCCACCTTGGACAACCTGCATTTGATCGTCTCCCAATGGAACACCGCCAGCGGTACGCCGTATCACGCGATGCAGTTCCGCACGACGATCGAACCCGCCGCCCCCGTCCTGGCCGTCCACGGCCCCATTGGCGCCCGCTACCGCGAGATCGGTGCAGAGACAGGGCCTCTCGGCCACGCCACGACGAACGAGTACGGCCTCGCCGGGGGCAGAGTCCAGGACTTCGAGCACGGTCGGATCTACCGGCTCCCCACTACCGGGGCAGTCCACGAGATGTGA
- a CDS encoding alpha/beta fold hydrolase has product MAGSVAVVVGTLSAIGLGAAAVLGAAAVTTTPGVFLVAGLLTVFILTFALGWAGFRVMRVRRPMPAAGALAVAAGLLVWVVASATILRPFPTQAVTATPSDVQFWNLPTGSRIAYVHVPATNPAEPRDTPVIFLHGGPGTPGEGIPSGGAELADAGFAVYAYDQVGAGRSTRLSDVRGYTVERQVEDLEAIRGTLGAERLILVGRSWGGSLAAQYLAAHPDRVAKAVFVAPGAIWGGAYTEDGVGEPWTEMNAEQQARYDELTGAPRVLAQALLMSVDPNAAHALVPDAEADSWMHEVALTGRDGTSCAGAPSTPPHDNPQGFYVNQLTNADFARIPDPRPTLREVRVPALVMAAQCDFIRWPVTREYRDVLPESTLVDIQGAGHAVSADQPAVYVDLLRRFLLDQDLALPAYTAQDPPPGRWAR; this is encoded by the coding sequence GTGGCGGGGTCCGTGGCGGTCGTGGTGGGGACCCTGTCGGCGATCGGGCTGGGTGCGGCGGCGGTACTGGGGGCGGCGGCCGTCACGACAACACCCGGGGTGTTCCTCGTCGCCGGCCTGCTGACCGTGTTCATCCTGACGTTTGCGTTGGGCTGGGCCGGCTTCCGGGTCATGCGGGTTCGTCGTCCGATGCCGGCCGCGGGCGCGCTGGCGGTGGCGGCAGGGCTGCTGGTGTGGGTGGTGGCGAGCGCGACGATCTTGCGGCCCTTTCCGACGCAGGCGGTGACGGCGACCCCGAGCGACGTACAGTTCTGGAACCTGCCGACCGGCTCACGGATCGCGTATGTGCATGTGCCCGCGACGAATCCGGCAGAGCCGCGCGACACACCGGTGATCTTCCTTCACGGTGGCCCCGGCACGCCGGGCGAGGGAATCCCGAGCGGTGGCGCGGAACTGGCCGATGCGGGGTTCGCCGTGTACGCCTACGACCAGGTCGGTGCCGGACGATCGACCCGCCTCAGCGACGTTCGCGGATACACCGTCGAGCGGCAGGTGGAGGACCTCGAGGCCATCCGGGGGACGCTCGGGGCCGAGCGCCTCATCCTCGTCGGACGCTCCTGGGGAGGCTCGCTGGCCGCGCAGTATCTGGCGGCACATCCAGATCGGGTCGCCAAGGCGGTCTTCGTTGCACCCGGAGCGATCTGGGGCGGCGCCTACACGGAGGACGGCGTCGGCGAACCGTGGACCGAGATGAACGCCGAGCAGCAAGCTCGCTACGACGAGCTGACAGGTGCCCCGAGAGTGCTGGCGCAGGCACTGCTGATGTCGGTCGATCCGAACGCGGCGCACGCGCTTGTCCCCGACGCCGAGGCCGACTCGTGGATGCACGAGGTGGCACTGACCGGTCGTGACGGCACGTCGTGCGCCGGCGCGCCGAGCACGCCTCCACACGACAACCCGCAGGGCTTCTACGTCAACCAGCTGACGAACGCTGACTTCGCCCGGATACCGGACCCGCGGCCGACGCTTCGTGAGGTGCGGGTTCCGGCGCTCGTGATGGCCGCCCAGTGCGACTTCATCCGCTGGCCCGTCACACGCGAGTACCGCGATGTACTTCCCGAGTCGACGCTCGTGGACATCCAGGGCGCCGGCCACGCCGTTTCGGCGGATCAACCGGCCGTGTACGTCGACCTGCTGCGCCGCTTCCTCCTCGACCAGGATCTGGCACTGCCCGCTTACACCGCACAAGATCCGCCGCCGGGCCGGTGGGCGCGCTGA